The Thunnus albacares chromosome 11, fThuAlb1.1, whole genome shotgun sequence genome contains a region encoding:
- the LOC122992036 gene encoding uncharacterized protein LOC122992036, with protein sequence MWNYSERPHGKGAPDGVGGAVKRMADNHIHGGQDLKSPKDVYEFLVQKEVTNIRFKWIDEADIQVFDEMLPPSVPKVPGILNTHQILSFSVGEIFYRALSCFCRFPEMCHCFSPSKMRPDKSKDLEEPLTSEVQATQPENPNSGEEAEEELDDKYTVGKFVIVRYDQKPFVGQITQLNAEHIEVNCMVQICGKNIFKWPAKRDCIMYSKDELVSVISEPEPHQRGAQLTKYDWLPFNEV encoded by the coding sequence ATGTGGAACTATTCAGAGAGACCTCATGGGAAAGGTGCTCCTGATGGAGTTGGGGGGGCAGTGAAACGAATGGCAGACAACCATATCCATGGGGGGCAAGACCTTAAAAGCCCAAAGGATGTCTATGAGTTCCTAGTCCAAAAAGAGGTCACAAACATAAGATTCAAGTGGATCGATGAAGCAGATATCCAGGTGTTTGACGAGATGTTGCCACCGTCTGTCCCAAAAGTACCCGGCATATTAAACACACACCAAATACTTTCCTTCTCTGTCGGAGAGATCTTCTATAGGGCACTCAGCTGTTTCTGCCGGTTCCCAGAGATGTGCCACTGCTTCTCTCCAAGCAAGATGAGGCCAGACAAATCAAAAGATTTGGAGGAACCACTCACCTCTGAAGTCCAAGCGACCCAGCCTGAGAATCCCAATAGTGGAGAGGAAGCTGAGGAAGAGCTTGACGACAAGTACACTGTAGGGAAATTCGTCATTGTCCGCTATGACCAGAAGCCATTTGTGGGCCAGATCACACAACTAAATGCTGAGCACATTGAGGTCAATTGCATGGTGCAAATTTGTGGGAAAAACATCTTCAAATGGCCTGCTAAGCGAGACTGCATTATGTACAGCAAGGACGAACTTGTCAGTGTCATCTCTGAGCCAGAGCCCCACCAGCGTGGAGCCCAACTCACCAAATATGACTGGCTGCCGTTCAATGAGGTGTGA